In Zingiber officinale cultivar Zhangliang chromosome 8B, Zo_v1.1, whole genome shotgun sequence, a single genomic region encodes these proteins:
- the LOC122014781 gene encoding auxin-induced protein 5NG4-like isoform X3, which yields MRSSPSQDSPEMRPVLARSGGESFSSGQVKLLAAVLLLQLCYAGYNIAAKVALDKGIGQFVFPVYRNVIGFSLLAPFAYFLEKEDRPSLSLSLLFQFFLLASFGITINQVCFLIGLRYVPTTYAAAIQNLGPALTFAMAAALGLEQVHIAKRYGLAKVLGTVTSIGGATVITLYKVGCAYILGNCVTWSAWMVLQVPVVKKYPAKLSFSAFICFFGFLQCLVIACISETDSKKWKVHSVEQLCAILYSGLVVSGIAIALQIWCIDKGGPLFTAVFGPVQVVAVAIVSVLIFNDQLYLGGVVGSVLIVFGLYLVLWGKKEEKVSNQDMSQGLQMHALQIDPCE from the exons ATGAGGTCGTCGCCTTCACAGGATTCGCCGGAGATGCGCCCAGTGCTCGCCCGAAGTGGAGGAGAATCATTTTCTTCAGGGCAGGTTAAGCTTCTTGCAGCCGTGCTTCTACTACAACTATGTTATGCAGGTTACAATATAGCTGCTAAGGTTGCACTCGACAAGGGCATCGGCCAATTTGTCTTTCCAGTGTATAGGAATGTTATCGGTTTCTCGTTGCTAGCTCCATTTGCATACTTTCTCGAGAA GGAAGACCGACCATCTTTATCTCTTTCTTTGCTGTTTCAATTCTTCCTTCTTGCATCCTTTGG GATTACAATCAATCAAGTATGTTTCCTCATCGGCTTACGCTATGTGCCCACAACTTATGCCGCTGCGATCCAGAATTTGGGCCCGGCACTCACCTTTGCCATGGCTGCGGCTCTCGG GCTTGAGCAAGTCCACATCGCAAAGAGATACGGGTTAGCAAAGGTGCTCGGCACGGTTACTAGCATAGGAGGTGCCACTGTCATCACTCTATACAAGG TGGGTTGTGCCTACATACTTGGAAATTGCGTTACATGGTCTGCCTGGATGGTGCTTCAG GTTCCAGTGGTGAAGAAGTACCCAGCTAAGCTCTCATTTAGTGCCTTCATCTGCTTCTTCGGGTTTCTGCAATGCCTTGTCATAGCATGCATTTCTGAAACTGACAGTAAGAAGTGGAAAGTGCATTCAGTAGAACAGCTCTGTGCAATTCTCTATTCA GGGCTTGTTGTGTCGGGCATTGCCATTGCTCTTCAGATATGGTGCATAGATAAAGGGGGTCCTCTTTTCACTGCTGTCTTCGGGCCAGTGCAAGTTGTGGCTGTGGCCATAGTGTCGGTTCTCATCTTCAACGATCAGTTATACTTGGGAGG GGTTGTTGGATCAGTTCTCATAGTGTTTGGGCTGTACTTGGTTCTATGGGGCAAAAAGGAGGAGAAAGTTTCGAATCAGGACATGAGCCAAGGGCTACAGATGCATGCCCTCCAAATCGACCCTTGCGAGTAG
- the LOC122014781 gene encoding auxin-induced protein 5NG4-like isoform X2, producing the protein MRSSPSQDSPEMRPVLARSGGESFSSGQVKLLAAVLLLQLCYAGYNIAAKVALDKGIGQFVFPVYRNVIGFSLLAPFAYFLEKEDRPSLSLSLLFQFFLLASFGITINQVCFLIGLRYVPTTYAAAIQNLGPALTFAMAAALGLEQVHIAKRYGLAKVLGTVTSIGGATVITLYKGLPLLPHPLSTNVLATPLISNSILHWTVGCAYILGNCVTWSAWMVLQVPVVKKYPAKLSFSAFICFFGFLQCLVIACISETDSKKWKVHSVEQLCAILYSGLVVSGIAIALQIWCIDKGGPLFTAVFGPVQVVAVAIVSVLIFNDQVVGSVLIVFGLYLVLWGKKEEKVSNQDMSQGLQMHALQIDPCE; encoded by the exons ATGAGGTCGTCGCCTTCACAGGATTCGCCGGAGATGCGCCCAGTGCTCGCCCGAAGTGGAGGAGAATCATTTTCTTCAGGGCAGGTTAAGCTTCTTGCAGCCGTGCTTCTACTACAACTATGTTATGCAGGTTACAATATAGCTGCTAAGGTTGCACTCGACAAGGGCATCGGCCAATTTGTCTTTCCAGTGTATAGGAATGTTATCGGTTTCTCGTTGCTAGCTCCATTTGCATACTTTCTCGAGAA GGAAGACCGACCATCTTTATCTCTTTCTTTGCTGTTTCAATTCTTCCTTCTTGCATCCTTTGG GATTACAATCAATCAAGTATGTTTCCTCATCGGCTTACGCTATGTGCCCACAACTTATGCCGCTGCGATCCAGAATTTGGGCCCGGCACTCACCTTTGCCATGGCTGCGGCTCTCGG GCTTGAGCAAGTCCACATCGCAAAGAGATACGGGTTAGCAAAGGTGCTCGGCACGGTTACTAGCATAGGAGGTGCCACTGTCATCACTCTATACAAGGGTCTTCCCCTACTGCCTCACCCTCTTTCGACAAATGTTTTAGCCACTCCCCTAATTTCAAACTCTATACTACACTGGACAGTGGGTTGTGCCTACATACTTGGAAATTGCGTTACATGGTCTGCCTGGATGGTGCTTCAG GTTCCAGTGGTGAAGAAGTACCCAGCTAAGCTCTCATTTAGTGCCTTCATCTGCTTCTTCGGGTTTCTGCAATGCCTTGTCATAGCATGCATTTCTGAAACTGACAGTAAGAAGTGGAAAGTGCATTCAGTAGAACAGCTCTGTGCAATTCTCTATTCA GGGCTTGTTGTGTCGGGCATTGCCATTGCTCTTCAGATATGGTGCATAGATAAAGGGGGTCCTCTTTTCACTGCTGTCTTCGGGCCAGTGCAAGTTGTGGCTGTGGCCATAGTGTCGGTTCTCATCTTCAACGATCA GGTTGTTGGATCAGTTCTCATAGTGTTTGGGCTGTACTTGGTTCTATGGGGCAAAAAGGAGGAGAAAGTTTCGAATCAGGACATGAGCCAAGGGCTACAGATGCATGCCCTCCAAATCGACCCTTGCGAGTAG
- the LOC122014781 gene encoding auxin-induced protein 5NG4-like isoform X1 gives MRSSPSQDSPEMRPVLARSGGESFSSGQVKLLAAVLLLQLCYAGYNIAAKVALDKGIGQFVFPVYRNVIGFSLLAPFAYFLEKEDRPSLSLSLLFQFFLLASFGITINQVCFLIGLRYVPTTYAAAIQNLGPALTFAMAAALGLEQVHIAKRYGLAKVLGTVTSIGGATVITLYKGLPLLPHPLSTNVLATPLISNSILHWTVGCAYILGNCVTWSAWMVLQVPVVKKYPAKLSFSAFICFFGFLQCLVIACISETDSKKWKVHSVEQLCAILYSGLVVSGIAIALQIWCIDKGGPLFTAVFGPVQVVAVAIVSVLIFNDQLYLGGVVGSVLIVFGLYLVLWGKKEEKVSNQDMSQGLQMHALQIDPCE, from the exons ATGAGGTCGTCGCCTTCACAGGATTCGCCGGAGATGCGCCCAGTGCTCGCCCGAAGTGGAGGAGAATCATTTTCTTCAGGGCAGGTTAAGCTTCTTGCAGCCGTGCTTCTACTACAACTATGTTATGCAGGTTACAATATAGCTGCTAAGGTTGCACTCGACAAGGGCATCGGCCAATTTGTCTTTCCAGTGTATAGGAATGTTATCGGTTTCTCGTTGCTAGCTCCATTTGCATACTTTCTCGAGAA GGAAGACCGACCATCTTTATCTCTTTCTTTGCTGTTTCAATTCTTCCTTCTTGCATCCTTTGG GATTACAATCAATCAAGTATGTTTCCTCATCGGCTTACGCTATGTGCCCACAACTTATGCCGCTGCGATCCAGAATTTGGGCCCGGCACTCACCTTTGCCATGGCTGCGGCTCTCGG GCTTGAGCAAGTCCACATCGCAAAGAGATACGGGTTAGCAAAGGTGCTCGGCACGGTTACTAGCATAGGAGGTGCCACTGTCATCACTCTATACAAGGGTCTTCCCCTACTGCCTCACCCTCTTTCGACAAATGTTTTAGCCACTCCCCTAATTTCAAACTCTATACTACACTGGACAGTGGGTTGTGCCTACATACTTGGAAATTGCGTTACATGGTCTGCCTGGATGGTGCTTCAG GTTCCAGTGGTGAAGAAGTACCCAGCTAAGCTCTCATTTAGTGCCTTCATCTGCTTCTTCGGGTTTCTGCAATGCCTTGTCATAGCATGCATTTCTGAAACTGACAGTAAGAAGTGGAAAGTGCATTCAGTAGAACAGCTCTGTGCAATTCTCTATTCA GGGCTTGTTGTGTCGGGCATTGCCATTGCTCTTCAGATATGGTGCATAGATAAAGGGGGTCCTCTTTTCACTGCTGTCTTCGGGCCAGTGCAAGTTGTGGCTGTGGCCATAGTGTCGGTTCTCATCTTCAACGATCAGTTATACTTGGGAGG GGTTGTTGGATCAGTTCTCATAGTGTTTGGGCTGTACTTGGTTCTATGGGGCAAAAAGGAGGAGAAAGTTTCGAATCAGGACATGAGCCAAGGGCTACAGATGCATGCCCTCCAAATCGACCCTTGCGAGTAG